The following proteins are co-located in the Legionella busanensis genome:
- a CDS encoding sensor domain-containing protein — MINRKEIYWQQLVEALAQGVLIIDKKGVIHYANEQAASLFGLVPDKLIGTYFTQPLNTQEVQEIEIFKQNGGIRIAQMVVRPGAWQGQFAWIVSLLDISELKEKDKLLAITSKSVQSASEGIIITDENGTIIQANKAFLELTGFKEREVLGKNPNLLHSGNQTRGFYENLWNVLIRQGYWSGEIVNKDKNKQISILLTLSAVKDENGEISNYIGFFHDLTILKAQERQLERAKYYDVVTALPNKFFLTKNLEQYIRNSHHKNKNLIIQSIRIFGSHKDSIYAENQQTRDKIILQVVERIRRTTHKVQFLARIGYNEFIIVYFTHQNLASFSSVAKQIIKVLTKPYKVNEKSYKIYCVIGLATYKKYSAFSAEELLHQAEIARHKARLLGVNTFDFFDPQVEIDTIEFNKYIKSIHQAIQANQLELYYQPKVNLKTGKVIGLEALLRWNHPKRGLLTASEFLFQIDYHPISLELGHWVIHQALRQAEILTAQHLEIPISINISSYQLQDKDFVKKIDEALASYPTVPSKLLMLEILETEALADLQLVSRIIRDCRERDILFSLDDFGTGYSSLTYLKELDIAEVKLDQSFIRNILKKPKDLAILKSTIDLCRIMGHELVAEGVETVLHGKLLMHLGCNHVQGFAISKALSSNALIPWLKNWSLGAEWRYDELTNELIDKFIYIAVEHYMQFQKIGQYLKNEQVSLPDLNLKNCLLDKMLHKYASKLASEAFDKLNTYHKKQHLLAKKIIQLAKSNNHEEAYKQLEQFEKIRNLMLRNLILAIFKPD; from the coding sequence ATGATAAATAGAAAGGAAATCTATTGGCAGCAGCTCGTTGAAGCCTTAGCACAGGGCGTTCTGATAATAGATAAAAAAGGGGTAATTCATTATGCAAATGAGCAAGCCGCAAGCCTATTTGGACTTGTGCCTGATAAGCTCATTGGTACCTATTTTACCCAACCATTAAATACGCAAGAAGTGCAAGAAATAGAAATTTTTAAGCAAAACGGTGGCATACGTATTGCTCAAATGGTGGTGAGGCCAGGCGCATGGCAAGGCCAATTTGCTTGGATTGTGTCTTTGTTGGATATAAGTGAGTTAAAAGAGAAGGATAAATTATTAGCAATAACGTCAAAAAGTGTTCAGTCCGCATCTGAAGGTATTATCATTACTGATGAAAATGGCACTATTATTCAAGCAAACAAAGCATTTTTAGAATTAACAGGGTTTAAGGAACGGGAAGTTCTTGGAAAAAATCCAAACCTTTTACATTCAGGCAATCAAACGCGCGGATTTTATGAAAATTTATGGAATGTTTTAATTCGGCAGGGATATTGGAGTGGAGAAATAGTTAATAAGGACAAAAATAAACAAATTTCTATCTTATTAACCCTTTCTGCGGTTAAAGATGAAAATGGAGAAATTAGTAATTATATTGGTTTTTTTCATGATTTAACCATCTTAAAAGCGCAAGAAAGACAGCTTGAGCGAGCAAAATATTATGATGTGGTGACTGCTTTACCCAACAAGTTTTTTTTAACCAAAAACCTCGAGCAGTATATTAGAAATTCACATCATAAGAATAAAAATCTTATTATTCAAAGTATAAGAATATTTGGCTCACATAAAGATTCTATTTATGCTGAGAATCAGCAAACACGAGATAAAATAATTTTACAAGTTGTTGAACGCATTCGCCGTACAACTCATAAAGTACAATTTCTAGCGCGTATTGGTTATAATGAATTTATTATTGTCTATTTTACGCATCAAAACCTTGCCAGTTTTTCATCAGTTGCTAAGCAAATTATCAAAGTCCTCACTAAACCTTATAAAGTGAATGAAAAAAGTTATAAAATTTACTGTGTCATTGGCTTGGCGACTTATAAAAAATATAGCGCCTTTAGTGCAGAAGAATTATTGCATCAAGCTGAAATTGCACGTCACAAAGCACGTCTTTTAGGCGTGAATACCTTTGATTTTTTTGACCCACAAGTCGAAATCGACACCATTGAATTTAACAAATATATTAAGTCAATTCATCAGGCGATTCAAGCTAATCAGCTTGAACTTTATTACCAACCAAAAGTTAATTTGAAAACGGGTAAAGTCATTGGCCTTGAGGCGTTATTGCGCTGGAATCATCCTAAGCGGGGCTTATTAACAGCGTCAGAATTCCTATTTCAAATAGATTATCATCCTATTTCATTAGAGCTCGGTCATTGGGTTATTCATCAGGCATTACGACAAGCTGAAATTCTTACAGCGCAACATTTAGAAATACCTATCTCTATTAATATTAGTTCTTATCAGCTTCAGGATAAAGATTTTGTTAAAAAGATAGATGAAGCTTTAGCATCATATCCCACAGTACCTAGCAAATTATTAATGCTAGAAATTTTAGAGACAGAAGCGTTAGCTGATTTGCAACTTGTTTCGCGAATTATAAGGGATTGTAGAGAGCGAGATATTCTTTTCTCATTAGATGATTTCGGCACCGGTTATTCATCGTTAACTTATCTTAAGGAATTAGATATTGCCGAAGTAAAATTGGACCAAAGCTTTATTCGTAATATATTAAAAAAACCAAAAGATTTAGCTATTTTAAAGTCTACTATTGATTTATGTCGAATCATGGGTCATGAACTAGTTGCTGAGGGTGTAGAAACAGTTCTACATGGTAAATTGCTAATGCACTTAGGATGTAACCATGTACAAGGATTTGCTATTTCCAAAGCGTTGTCCAGTAATGCTTTAATTCCTTGGCTAAAAAATTGGAGCCTTGGCGCTGAATGGCGTTATGATGAACTCACAAATGAATTAATTGATAAATTTATCTATATTGCTGTTGAACACTATATGCAATTTCAAAAAATTGGGCAGTATTTAAAAAATGAGCAAGTTTCCCTACCTGATTTAAACTTAAAAAATTGTTTGCTGGACAAGATGCTGCATAAATATGCGTCAAAGCTCGCTTCTGAGGCATTTGATAAACTAAATACTTACCATAAAAAGCAACATCTTTTAGCTAAGAAAATAATTCAGTTGGCTAAGAGTAATAATCACGAAGAAGCTTATAAGCAATTAGAACAGTTTGAAAAAATAAGGAATTTAATGCTACGAAATTTAATTTTAGCCATTTTTAAGCCAGATTAA
- a CDS encoding circadian clock KaiB family protein, whose amino-acid sequence MTKMILKLYIVGHGSISKRAIKNLKAICELPELEGLCDIEVIDLSKDYNLAEKEKILATPVLIRKEPLPQKRIIGDLSNYQKVLEILEEPISKFL is encoded by the coding sequence ATGACTAAAATGATATTAAAACTTTATATAGTTGGTCATGGCTCTATTTCAAAGCGAGCGATTAAAAATCTTAAAGCAATTTGTGAGTTACCCGAGTTAGAGGGTTTATGTGATATTGAAGTCATTGATTTAAGTAAAGACTATAATTTAGCAGAGAAAGAAAAAATTCTAGCTACACCTGTTTTAATAAGGAAGGAACCGCTACCTCAAAAACGTATTATAGGAGATTTATCCAATTACCAGAAAGTACTTGAAATTCTGGAAGAACCGATAAGCAAATTCTTATGA
- a CDS encoding thermonuclease family protein, with protein MTHFKPVAFFLTVFLTPTLSFAQIITGEVIRILDGDTLVVLIDGKLPEKIRLTEIDAPERSQPYGNRSRQALADLCFRKKAILNIKKRDYYGRLLARVQCNNIDVNAEQIRTGMAWVYDRYHTTDNSLYKLQEEARKNKIGLWADPYAFPPWLYRKR; from the coding sequence GTGACACATTTTAAACCTGTTGCTTTTTTTCTTACTGTCTTTTTAACACCGACACTCTCTTTTGCTCAAATTATTACTGGCGAAGTTATTCGTATCCTTGATGGTGATACCTTAGTGGTATTGATCGACGGTAAATTACCAGAAAAAATAAGATTAACAGAAATTGATGCACCTGAACGTTCCCAGCCCTATGGTAATCGCTCAAGGCAGGCGCTTGCTGATCTTTGTTTTCGCAAAAAAGCTATCCTTAATATTAAAAAAAGGGATTATTATGGACGTTTATTAGCTCGAGTCCAATGCAATAATATTGATGTTAATGCTGAGCAAATTCGAACCGGCATGGCTTGGGTATATGATCGCTATCATACTACTGATAATAGCCTTTATAAATTACAAGAAGAAGCTAGGAAAAATAAAATAGGTTTATGGGCCGATCCTTATGCTTTTCCACCTTGGCTATATAGAAAACGTTAA
- a CDS encoding aminoglycoside phosphotransferase family protein, with the protein MKTLKKNVLGAFGMQGQQWLDTLPATIKLLSTQWLLANLKPVDNMTWHYVAKGMLQQQTPIVLKLGCDKNTISDEYQALTHFNGQGCINVLAYDLNYNALLLEQATPGHSLKHIPELTLHEKITYYASVVKQLAAKSPPKNHQFYSVSHWLRVIDNLAPQQFETSLIDKAKRLKSKLLNTGAHTYLCHGDLHLDNILNHQKNWVAIDPKGIIGDMGFEAAAYDLISKEELNQNKQNCKTMIQERLTKLATALDIDLTCLTSWVFLRVILSAQWFIEDKGDPAFMLSLAQLIYPLI; encoded by the coding sequence ATGAAAACTTTAAAAAAAAATGTACTTGGCGCTTTTGGTATGCAGGGACAGCAATGGTTAGACACCCTTCCTGCAACAATAAAACTGTTATCAACCCAATGGTTACTTGCAAATCTTAAACCAGTTGACAATATGACTTGGCATTATGTAGCTAAAGGCATGCTTCAACAGCAAACACCTATTGTATTAAAACTTGGTTGTGACAAAAACACTATTAGTGACGAATATCAGGCGTTAACTCACTTTAATGGCCAGGGGTGCATTAATGTGCTAGCGTATGATTTAAATTATAATGCCTTACTACTTGAGCAGGCTACTCCTGGACATTCTCTAAAACATATTCCTGAATTAACGCTGCACGAAAAAATAACTTACTATGCCAGCGTTGTTAAGCAACTTGCAGCCAAATCACCCCCTAAAAATCATCAATTTTACTCAGTTAGCCATTGGTTAAGAGTAATAGACAACTTAGCACCCCAACAGTTTGAAACATCTTTAATTGATAAAGCAAAGAGATTAAAATCTAAGCTTCTTAATACAGGGGCGCATACTTATCTTTGCCATGGTGATTTACATTTAGACAATATTCTTAATCACCAGAAAAATTGGGTAGCCATTGATCCTAAAGGCATTATTGGCGATATGGGATTTGAAGCAGCAGCTTATGATCTAATTAGTAAAGAAGAATTAAATCAAAACAAACAGAATTGTAAAACAATGATTCAAGAACGACTTACTAAACTAGCAACAGCTTTAGATATTGACTTAACTTGTTTAACATCCTGGGTATTTTTACGAGTCATATTATCTGCTCAATGGTTTATTGAAGATAAAGGCGACCCAGCTTTTATGCTCTCACTTGCCCAGCTTATTTATCCCTTAATTTAG
- the kaiC gene encoding circadian clock protein KaiC, with translation MSVKKVSTGIAGLDKILHGGYLADKPTLLKGNPGSGKTIFTLFFAHAQLAAGKKVLYVSCDEKPAEILVHMDNFNLQGTKFKAKNKLIILDFTPELDEVVGEFDLNVLLLRISQARKKAGADILIIDSLHSLFLGLTHDNNLPAEILKLFQWASHEKLTLLTTMAGHIDICRTKFYEEYIVDCIIELKQKVTNNLMTRYLRVLKLRGSSHGTNEYPFAIVYSGISLIPITETRLETKITKKYLSTGIQGLDKMLGNKGYQKGSSIMISGKSGTAKSIFAALFAQSAALQGQKVLYVSFEESPADLVSHFSSINLHLKRFIKTKKLTIISKRSVEMGLEDHIISLVELANREQFDVLILDPISALLDLGSLADVKFLFIRFISYLAASNKTLLLTELIPEYAGEKSVLGLSSLTTTWLHLTQIASNAEFNRMLYIAKSRGLKTSNQIKEFVITDQGITIEDPYIHDKEMVFGSQKEACILKDKQAEFMRNQEIQYLTDELIALEETLKLQRKINELRSLTRKNAILHKKSNLLKENEQRKEHQNTNKMLRDE, from the coding sequence GTGAGTGTTAAGAAAGTTAGTACGGGAATTGCTGGTTTAGATAAAATTTTACATGGTGGTTATCTAGCAGACAAGCCTACCCTCTTAAAGGGCAATCCGGGATCGGGGAAAACAATTTTCACCTTATTCTTTGCTCATGCTCAGCTTGCTGCCGGAAAGAAAGTTCTTTATGTAAGTTGTGATGAAAAGCCTGCAGAAATCCTCGTACACATGGATAACTTTAATTTACAAGGCACCAAATTTAAAGCCAAAAATAAATTAATTATTCTAGATTTCACGCCCGAACTTGATGAAGTCGTTGGTGAGTTTGATTTAAATGTTCTTTTATTAAGGATATCGCAAGCGAGAAAGAAAGCCGGGGCAGATATCTTAATTATTGATTCACTGCATTCTTTATTTTTAGGGCTCACGCATGACAATAATCTTCCCGCGGAAATTTTAAAACTATTTCAGTGGGCAAGTCATGAAAAGTTAACTCTTTTAACCACTATGGCTGGCCATATTGATATTTGTAGAACAAAGTTTTATGAAGAGTATATTGTTGACTGTATCATTGAGCTAAAGCAAAAAGTAACCAATAATTTAATGACTCGTTATTTACGAGTTTTAAAATTACGCGGATCATCACATGGTACCAATGAGTATCCATTTGCTATTGTTTACAGTGGTATCTCCCTTATTCCAATTACAGAAACAAGATTAGAAACTAAAATTACTAAAAAATATTTAAGCACAGGTATTCAAGGCTTAGATAAAATGCTTGGTAATAAAGGCTATCAAAAAGGTAGCTCTATCATGATTAGTGGTAAATCAGGGACTGCCAAGAGTATTTTTGCTGCACTTTTTGCTCAATCTGCGGCTCTGCAGGGGCAAAAAGTGTTGTATGTTTCTTTTGAAGAATCACCTGCTGATCTAGTTTCCCATTTTAGTTCTATTAATTTGCATCTTAAGCGCTTTATTAAAACAAAGAAACTTACCATCATTTCTAAACGCTCGGTTGAAATGGGGTTAGAAGATCACATTATCTCCTTAGTTGAACTGGCTAATCGTGAGCAATTTGATGTCTTAATCCTTGACCCTATTTCTGCTCTTCTCGATTTGGGTAGTCTCGCTGATGTTAAATTTCTTTTTATTCGGTTTATTTCTTATTTAGCTGCATCTAACAAAACGTTACTACTTACAGAATTAATACCTGAGTATGCAGGTGAGAAAAGCGTACTTGGGTTGTCTAGTTTAACAACAACATGGCTTCACTTGACGCAAATTGCCAGTAATGCTGAATTTAATCGGATGCTTTATATAGCTAAGTCAAGGGGGTTAAAAACATCAAATCAAATTAAAGAATTTGTAATAACCGACCAGGGTATAACTATTGAAGATCCTTATATACATGATAAGGAAATGGTGTTTGGATCTCAAAAAGAAGCCTGTATTTTAAAAGATAAGCAAGCTGAGTTTATGCGTAATCAAGAAATACAGTATTTAACAGATGAATTAATTGCATTAGAGGAAACACTTAAACTACAAAGAAAAATTAACGAATTACGTAGTCTTACTCGAAAAAATGCAATTTTACATAAAAAGAGTAACTTATTAAAAGAAAATGAACAAAGGAAAGAACATCAAAATACCAATAAAATGCTGAGAGATGAATAA
- a CDS encoding DHA2 family efflux MFS transporter permease subunit, whose amino-acid sequence MNKTIILLIVAFVMFMEAVDNTIINTAIPVMAHSLKADPVSLKFALISYLLSLAIFIPISGWLADKFGAKKIFMTAIAIFTLSSIWCGFTTNLLELIVARFIQGLGGSIAMPVGRLIIIRTCERHELVSKLSIVVMIGAIGLMLGPVLGGLITNYFSWRWIFWVNAPIGLIAFLLAYYLLPNMPPRQVHRLDKLGFILFGSSLALLTYSFASFSETLLSDARSLITISAAIILLLSYAWHSQNKNHPIVKINLLSIRTFRVAIIGNLICRIGFGGIPFLLPLLLQISLSYSPQTSGLLLAPTALGVLITKPLAVYILRFLGYKKLLILNTLLVGFSLISFSFIDEHSTILKIATLTFIYGLLISLQYTGMNSLAYANVDAEDLSAATSIMSTIQQISQSFGVAIAAILLHVFTPIKTSLLNIDTLHHTFIAMGLVTCLSLLIFSQLKKEDGQELIQVPA is encoded by the coding sequence ATGAATAAAACTATTATCTTGCTTATTGTAGCTTTTGTGATGTTCATGGAAGCAGTGGATAACACAATTATTAACACGGCTATTCCTGTTATGGCGCATAGCTTAAAAGCCGATCCTGTTTCATTAAAATTTGCTCTTATCAGTTATCTTCTTAGTTTGGCAATTTTTATTCCTATTAGTGGTTGGTTAGCTGACAAATTTGGTGCCAAAAAAATATTTATGACAGCTATTGCAATTTTTACTTTAAGTTCGATTTGGTGTGGCTTTACTACTAATCTTTTAGAATTAATTGTTGCCCGTTTTATTCAAGGTTTAGGCGGCTCTATAGCCATGCCAGTAGGAAGATTAATTATTATTCGAACATGTGAGCGACATGAATTAGTTAGCAAATTAAGTATTGTTGTAATGATAGGTGCAATAGGCTTAATGTTAGGGCCGGTATTAGGCGGTTTAATTACCAATTATTTTTCGTGGCGTTGGATTTTTTGGGTTAATGCGCCTATTGGCTTAATCGCTTTCTTATTAGCATATTATTTATTACCCAATATGCCACCTCGCCAAGTGCACCGTTTAGATAAACTAGGTTTCATTTTATTTGGTAGCAGCCTTGCACTTTTAACTTATAGCTTTGCTAGTTTTAGTGAAACGCTATTATCAGATGCACGTTCTCTAATTACTATAAGTGCTGCCATCATATTATTATTAAGTTATGCCTGGCATTCTCAAAACAAAAATCATCCCATTGTTAAAATTAACCTTTTATCAATCAGAACATTTCGGGTTGCAATTATCGGTAATTTAATCTGTCGCATAGGGTTTGGTGGTATTCCTTTTCTGTTACCACTACTTTTACAAATTAGCCTTAGTTATTCACCACAAACTTCAGGCCTGTTATTAGCACCTACTGCCTTAGGTGTTCTAATTACCAAACCGCTAGCTGTTTATATTTTGCGCTTTTTAGGTTATAAAAAATTACTTATATTAAATACTCTCTTAGTTGGTTTTTCTTTAATTTCTTTCTCTTTTATTGATGAACATTCAACTATTTTAAAAATTGCTACTTTAACATTTATCTATGGTTTGCTTATTTCATTACAATACACGGGCATGAATTCACTTGCTTATGCTAATGTTGACGCTGAAGATTTAAGTGCAGCAACAAGTATTATGAGTACTATTCAACAAATATCACAAAGCTTTGGCGTAGCTATTGCTGCTATTCTACTTCATGTATTTACGCCCATTAAAACATCTTTGCTAAATATAGATACACTTCACCATACCTTTATCGCTATGGGGTTAGTTACTTGCCTATCCTTGTTAATTTTTAGTCAACTTAAAAAAGAAGATGGTCAAGAGTTAATTCAGGTTCCAGCTTAA
- the rdgB gene encoding RdgB/HAM1 family non-canonical purine NTP pyrophosphatase — protein MKEIILATTNQGKVAELQALLSPISCLSQLNLGIDSIAETGLSFLENALIKARHVSRIANRPALADDSGLVVPALHGEPGIYSARYAGTQNNDQANMHLLLEKLADVPDDERDAFFYCAIVLIQYPMDPTPLVAFGRWSGKIAYEPAGNQGFGYDPIFYLPTYQCTVAQLPANIKNKHSHRAQALIQLKQQLSLL, from the coding sequence ATGAAAGAAATTATTCTAGCTACCACTAATCAAGGCAAAGTTGCTGAATTACAAGCGCTGCTTTCACCAATTTCCTGTCTAAGTCAGCTAAATTTAGGTATAGATAGCATCGCTGAAACAGGACTTAGTTTCCTTGAAAATGCGCTAATAAAAGCCCGTCATGTTAGCCGAATAGCCAATAGACCTGCTTTAGCTGATGATTCAGGCTTAGTTGTTCCCGCTCTACATGGCGAGCCGGGTATTTACTCCGCACGCTATGCAGGAACACAGAATAATGATCAAGCAAATATGCATTTACTTTTGGAAAAGTTAGCTGACGTTCCGGATGACGAGCGGGACGCTTTTTTTTATTGCGCTATTGTTCTAATACAATATCCTATGGATCCTACGCCATTAGTAGCCTTTGGCCGCTGGTCGGGCAAGATTGCTTATGAGCCAGCTGGTAATCAGGGTTTTGGTTATGATCCTATTTTCTATCTACCTACTTATCAATGCACAGTAGCTCAATTGCCTGCTAATATAAAGAATAAGCATAGTCATCGTGCCCAAGCACTCATACAACTAAAACAGCAACTTTCATTACTATGA
- a CDS encoding tetratricopeptide repeat protein: protein MTTEDELFKKANQLHKDDKLPQAIKAYETLLGQNPTHTEGLHFLALAYAQLGDTIQAIENFKKALALDPSNPILYNNLANTYKKNYQFNEAILNYQKAVKIAPDYAQAYNNLAGIYAMQGMHQQALHHYHLALKNAPDFTAAHFNLGLLFVNLNKLDAARIQFQNVLALAPKHLDALFYLGVLALEINDLTHAEQAFQQVLVENNGHVDALTNLGVIAVKRDQGQLAVDYFSKALALNNDHIEARNNLAATFMHHDRFENALMHYDYLLQKDPNNIEYLYNSGVAQMALGHLNEAINHFEHLLSVENKHFATLNNLAAIYIRLNDKEKAKQLLLQALIVNPEDKASQHMLNALSGLDKPVETAPEYAANLFNNYALYYDEHVQKYLKYSLPQQIFHVLSDLNITHCEKTLDLGCGTGLTGQVLRDISQQLTGVDIAKKMLDWARPKGIYDKLIESEALSYLKVEKELYNLIVAADVLPYFGELSTLFQQISNHLEALGYFIFSTEISSTMPWQLQESARFSHNEEYLEQLAEANSLKIIFKKQIVARHQEGNPLPSWLIVMQKDNFSHRSGKTSL, encoded by the coding sequence ATGACAACGGAAGATGAATTATTTAAAAAAGCCAATCAGCTGCATAAAGACGATAAATTGCCACAGGCAATTAAAGCCTATGAAACGTTGCTTGGTCAAAATCCTACTCACACAGAAGGCCTACATTTTTTAGCTCTAGCTTATGCTCAACTTGGTGATACTATACAGGCTATAGAAAATTTTAAAAAAGCCTTAGCATTAGATCCTAGTAATCCTATTTTATACAACAACTTAGCTAATACTTATAAAAAGAATTATCAATTTAATGAAGCTATCCTTAACTATCAGAAAGCCGTTAAAATAGCGCCAGATTATGCACAAGCATATAATAACTTAGCCGGTATTTATGCAATGCAGGGTATGCATCAACAAGCACTCCATCATTATCATCTTGCCTTAAAAAATGCACCTGATTTTACTGCGGCCCATTTTAATTTAGGTTTACTTTTCGTTAACCTAAATAAATTAGATGCAGCCCGTATTCAATTTCAAAATGTTTTAGCCTTAGCTCCAAAGCATCTAGATGCTTTATTTTATTTAGGTGTTTTAGCACTTGAAATAAATGATTTAACTCATGCAGAACAAGCTTTTCAGCAAGTATTAGTAGAAAATAATGGTCATGTCGATGCATTAACAAACCTGGGTGTTATAGCAGTCAAGCGAGATCAAGGCCAGTTAGCTGTTGATTATTTTAGTAAAGCATTAGCACTTAATAACGATCATATTGAAGCACGCAATAACCTAGCTGCAACTTTTATGCATCACGACCGTTTTGAAAATGCTTTAATGCATTATGATTATTTATTACAAAAAGATCCCAACAATATTGAATATCTTTATAATAGTGGTGTCGCGCAAATGGCTTTAGGCCACTTAAATGAGGCTATTAATCATTTTGAACATTTACTCAGTGTAGAGAATAAACATTTTGCTACCTTAAATAACCTTGCTGCAATTTATATTCGTCTTAATGATAAAGAAAAAGCAAAACAATTACTTTTACAAGCACTCATTGTTAACCCCGAAGATAAAGCAAGTCAGCATATGTTAAACGCGCTATCTGGATTAGACAAACCAGTAGAAACTGCACCCGAATATGCAGCCAATTTATTTAATAATTATGCTTTATATTATGATGAACATGTACAAAAGTATTTAAAGTATTCACTACCTCAGCAGATTTTTCATGTTTTGAGTGATTTAAATATTACGCATTGCGAGAAAACACTTGATTTAGGTTGTGGGACAGGCTTGACTGGCCAGGTATTACGCGATATTTCTCAGCAACTCACTGGGGTAGATATTGCCAAAAAAATGCTTGATTGGGCTCGTCCTAAAGGTATTTACGATAAGCTTATTGAAAGTGAAGCACTTAGCTACTTAAAAGTGGAAAAAGAATTATATAATTTAATTGTTGCGGCCGATGTTTTGCCTTATTTTGGCGAACTTTCCACTTTATTTCAGCAAATAAGTAATCATCTCGAAGCTTTAGGCTATTTTATTTTTAGTACAGAGATTAGTTCTACTATGCCTTGGCAATTACAAGAAAGCGCACGTTTTAGTCATAATGAAGAGTATCTAGAACAATTAGCAGAAGCTAATTCTTTAAAAATAATTTTTAAAAAACAAATAGTAGCTCGACATCAAGAAGGTAATCCTTTACCTTCTTGGCTAATAGTTATGCAGAAAGATAACTTTTCACATAGAAGTGGTAAAACTTCCCTCTAA